In Chromobacterium rhizoryzae, one genomic interval encodes:
- a CDS encoding calcium-binding protein has translation MTTSVTGSDLGGVLEGGPQDDVLKGGAGNDTLNGYDGNDLLQGGAGDDVLNGYAGNDTLEGGAGDDLLNAGSGNNVLAGGEGNDTLIGGADKDIYLFNLGDGFDTITDNAQDKRDAADTDPAYRDELRFGPGIRPEDIQLEHVGDDLLLSHRNGDDAVTIKGWFADKSFWIERIVFADGGEWGINDLAQRVIVQTGSERKEILNGWLGKDHLIGLGGNDVLNGRGGDDLLDGGAGNDKLFGEDGNDTLLGGDGDDTLDGGSGNNVLHGGRGNDLLIGGAGADVYLFNLGDGVDVIRDAGGVDVSVKDEIRFGADILVKDVSVSRQGDNLVLIHVNGSDRLVVEGYFASASSRIERIVFAEGVVWTQADIKLTQLGGSGNDTLIGWEGSDLLDGGAGDDSLIGGGGNDTLIGGLGNDVLVSGGAGVSVLIGGAGNDTLVGGAGAEIYQFGLGDGADVIAAHGVDVSVTLQDRIVFGVGISVDDIRVERQGDDIVLIHANGRDSITIQAGFSLEHGWHGQIVFADGSVWLGAELAQKLLEVQTGGDDDDLLLGSGQSDLLDGGAGNDTLIGNGGEDTLRGGAGDDQLQGGVSGHTTMEGGAGDDVLIGNKGRETFVFGVGDGRDLINYGAQIGKIAALSANDEIRFKAGISAKDIRVLRAGNDLLLQHVNGQDSIRVKNGLVDKTGWAGVVLFADGSKWSAAELLTMVVAAGGTSGKDVLTGGKGGDLLDGGDGDDTLIGGGGNDTLKGGAGNDVLISSGGGTAILEGGKGNDTLQGGSEHNIYVFNLGDGNDVIINNSLNVSVGVSSEIRFGVGIAVTDITVVRIGDDVLLQHVNGSDSVRIQGWFSSQSMQVGSVVFADGGSWTAVQINQFVKGVYVGGSGNDAFHGGSGSDLLEGGDGDDTLIGGGGNDTLRGGNGNDVLIATGSGTVILDGGKGNDTLRGGADRNIYVFNLGDGGDLIINSSLNVSVGMSSEIRFGAGISVTDITVVRVGDDIVLQHVNGSDSVRIQGWFSSQLSQVGSVVFADGSSWTSVQINQFAAGIFIGTSGNDVLKGGKGHDLLDGGDGDDVLIGGGGNDTLKGGAGNDVLISSGGGTAILEGGKGNDTLKGGGSQDIYVFNLGDGRDVVINNSLNVSVSHQSEIRFGAGISVTDITVVRVGDDVLLQHVNGVDSVLIQGWFLSQSNWVGGVVFADGSSWTSVQINQWASGIYIGTAGNDVLIGGAGGSLLDGGAGNDTLIGRGGNDTLKGGAGNDVLEGGAGRNVYIFNLGDGQDTIRYGEKGVNLAWSSYEEIRFGVGISVTDITVVRIGDDVVLRHGNGVDSITIQAGMSVQSSWSGSIVFANGGSWSLLELISLAAVTLNGTDGADTLKGAKGNDVIFGLAGDDQLFGNEGNDSLFGGAGNDTLYGGVGNDLLEGGTGNDSLYGEDGNDTLRGGAGNDSLNGGNGADLLEGGDGDDTLIGGEGGSWREEADTLRGGAGNDQLSTAWYGWNGTFEGGTGNDTMTGGFGRDVYLFNLGDGQDLIIDRAREATDVDTFRDELRFGADIKESDIQVLRSGNDMVFRHVNGQDSVTVKDWFGDRLNWIELITFASGVKWTAFDLMKQGVPLIGTELGDTLRGGNVDDWMLGNGGNDSLYGGNGNDLLEGGAGDDGLFGEEGNDTLRGGVGKDLLNGGNGADLLEGGDGDDTLIGGEGGSWREEADTLRGGAGNDQLSTAWYGWNGTFEGGTGNDTMTGGFGRDVYLFNLGDGQDLIIDRAREATDVDTFRDELRFGADIKESDIQVLRSGNDMVFRHVNGQDSVTVKDWFGDRLNWIELITFASGVKWTAFDLMKQGVPLIGTELGDTLRGGNVDDWMLGNGGNDSLYGGNGNDLLEGGAGDDGLFGEEGNDTLRGGVGKDLLNGGNGADLLEGGDGDDTLIGGEGGSWREEADTLRGGAGNDQLSTGWYGWNGTFEGGTGNDTMTGGFARDVYLFNLGDGQDLIIDRAREVSDVDTFRDELRFGADIKESDIQVLRSGNDMVFRHINGQDSVTVKDWFGDRLNWIELITFASGVKWTAFDLMKQGVPLIGTELGDTLRGGNVDDWMLGNGGNDSLYGGNGNDLLEGGAGDDGLFGEEGNDTLRGGVGKDLLNGGNGADLLEGGDGDDTLIGGEGGSWREEADTLRGGAGNDQLSTGWYGWNGTFEGGTGNDTMTGGFGRDVYLFNLGDGQDLIIDRAREVSDVDTFRDELRFGADIKESDIQVLRSGNDMVFRHINGQDSVTVKDWFGDRLNWIELITFASGVKWTAFDLMKQGVPLIGTELGDTLRGGNVDDWMLGNGGNDSLYGGNGNDLLEGGAGDDGLFGEEGNDTLRGGVGKDLLNGGNGADLLEGGDGDDTLIGGEGGSWREEADTLRGGAGNDQLSTGWYGWNGTFEGGTGNDTMTGGFGRDVYLFNLGDGQDLIIDRAREVSDVDTFRDELRFGADIKESDIQVLRSGNDMVFRHINGQDSVTVKDWFGDRLNWIELITFASGVKWTAFDLMKQGVPLIGTELGDTLRGGNVDDWMLGNGGNDSLYGGNGNDLLEGGAGDDGLFGEEGNDTLRGGVGKDLLNGGNGADLLEGGDGDDTLIGGEGGSWREEADTLRGGAGNDQLSTGWYGWNGTFEGGTGNDTMTGGFGRDVYLFNLGDGQDLIIDRAREVSDVDTFRDELRFGADIKESDIQVLRSGNDMVFRHINGQDSVTVKDWFGDRLNWIEQITFVSGTKWTADQLMKQGVPLLGTELGDTLRGGALDDWLVGNGGHDALYGGEGNDLLVGGRGNDVLEGGNGNDTYQFERGDGQDGITDTGGQDVLKFGQGVNADQLWFKRQGASLEVSVIGTEDKVSINNWFGNAANQIETLQSGDGKALAASQVQALVNAMAAFNPPAAGQVNLPDNYQAALQPVLASSWK, from the coding sequence ATGACGACAAGCGTAACGGGCAGCGACCTGGGCGGCGTGCTGGAAGGCGGCCCGCAGGACGATGTGCTCAAGGGCGGTGCCGGCAACGACACCTTGAACGGCTATGACGGCAATGATCTGCTGCAGGGCGGCGCCGGCGACGACGTGCTCAACGGCTATGCAGGCAACGACACGCTGGAAGGCGGCGCCGGCGACGATTTGCTCAATGCCGGCAGCGGCAACAATGTGTTGGCCGGCGGCGAGGGCAACGACACCCTGATCGGCGGCGCGGACAAGGACATCTATCTGTTCAATCTGGGCGACGGTTTCGACACCATCACCGACAACGCCCAGGACAAGCGCGACGCGGCGGATACTGATCCGGCCTACCGCGACGAGTTGCGCTTCGGCCCGGGCATCCGCCCGGAAGATATCCAGCTGGAGCATGTGGGCGACGATTTGCTGCTGTCCCACCGCAACGGCGACGACGCGGTCACCATCAAGGGCTGGTTCGCCGACAAGAGCTTCTGGATCGAGCGCATCGTATTCGCCGACGGCGGCGAATGGGGCATTAACGATCTGGCGCAGCGCGTGATCGTGCAGACCGGCAGCGAGCGCAAGGAAATCCTCAACGGCTGGCTGGGCAAGGATCATCTGATCGGCCTGGGCGGCAATGACGTGCTGAACGGCCGCGGCGGCGACGATCTGTTGGACGGCGGCGCCGGCAATGACAAGTTGTTTGGCGAAGACGGCAACGACACCTTGCTGGGTGGCGACGGCGACGACACCCTGGACGGCGGCAGCGGCAACAATGTGCTGCACGGCGGTCGCGGCAACGATCTGCTGATCGGCGGCGCCGGCGCCGATGTTTACCTGTTCAACCTGGGCGACGGCGTGGACGTGATTCGCGACGCCGGCGGCGTGGACGTGTCGGTGAAAGACGAAATCCGTTTTGGCGCCGACATCCTGGTCAAGGACGTCAGCGTCAGCCGCCAGGGCGACAACCTGGTGCTGATCCACGTCAACGGCAGCGACCGCCTGGTGGTGGAAGGCTATTTCGCCAGCGCGTCCAGCCGTATCGAGCGCATCGTGTTCGCCGAAGGCGTGGTCTGGACCCAGGCCGATATCAAGCTGACCCAGCTGGGCGGCAGCGGCAACGATACCTTGATCGGCTGGGAAGGCAGCGATCTGCTGGACGGCGGCGCAGGCGATGATTCGCTGATCGGCGGCGGCGGCAACGATACCTTGATCGGCGGCCTGGGCAATGATGTGCTGGTCAGCGGCGGCGCGGGCGTTAGCGTGCTGATCGGCGGCGCGGGCAACGACACCCTGGTGGGCGGCGCCGGCGCGGAGATTTACCAGTTTGGCCTGGGCGACGGCGCGGACGTGATCGCCGCGCACGGTGTGGACGTCAGCGTGACCTTGCAGGACCGCATTGTCTTTGGCGTCGGCATTTCGGTGGACGACATCCGGGTGGAGCGCCAGGGCGACGACATCGTGCTGATCCACGCCAACGGCCGCGACTCCATCACCATCCAGGCGGGCTTCAGCCTTGAGCATGGTTGGCATGGCCAGATCGTGTTCGCCGACGGCAGCGTCTGGCTGGGCGCGGAACTGGCGCAGAAACTGTTGGAGGTGCAGACCGGCGGCGATGACGACGATCTGCTGCTGGGCTCCGGCCAGTCCGATCTGTTGGACGGCGGCGCCGGCAACGATACTCTGATCGGCAACGGCGGCGAGGACACCTTGCGCGGCGGCGCCGGCGACGACCAGCTGCAAGGCGGCGTCAGCGGCCACACCACGATGGAAGGCGGGGCCGGCGACGATGTGCTGATCGGCAACAAGGGCCGTGAAACCTTCGTCTTCGGCGTGGGCGACGGCCGCGACCTGATCAACTACGGTGCCCAGATCGGCAAGATCGCCGCCTTGAGCGCCAACGATGAAATCCGCTTCAAGGCCGGCATCAGCGCCAAGGACATCCGCGTGCTGCGCGCAGGCAATGACCTGCTGTTGCAGCATGTCAACGGCCAGGACAGCATCCGCGTCAAGAACGGCCTGGTCGACAAGACCGGCTGGGCCGGCGTGGTCTTGTTCGCCGACGGCTCCAAATGGAGCGCGGCCGAGCTCTTGACCATGGTGGTGGCCGCGGGCGGCACCAGCGGCAAGGACGTGCTGACCGGCGGCAAGGGCGGCGATCTGCTGGACGGCGGCGACGGCGACGATACGCTGATCGGCGGCGGCGGCAACGACACCCTGAAGGGCGGCGCCGGCAACGACGTGCTGATCAGCAGCGGCGGCGGCACGGCCATCCTGGAAGGCGGCAAGGGCAACGACACCCTGCAAGGCGGCAGCGAACACAATATCTATGTGTTCAATCTGGGCGACGGCAACGATGTGATCATCAACAATTCGCTGAACGTGTCGGTGGGCGTGAGCAGCGAAATCCGCTTCGGCGTCGGCATCGCGGTGACCGACATCACCGTGGTGCGTATTGGCGACGACGTGCTGTTGCAGCATGTCAACGGCAGCGACTCGGTGCGCATCCAGGGCTGGTTCAGCAGCCAGAGCATGCAAGTGGGCAGCGTGGTGTTCGCCGACGGCGGCAGCTGGACTGCAGTGCAGATCAACCAGTTCGTCAAAGGCGTCTATGTGGGCGGCAGCGGCAACGACGCCTTCCACGGCGGCAGCGGCAGCGATCTGCTGGAAGGCGGCGACGGCGACGATACGCTGATTGGCGGCGGCGGCAACGACACCTTGCGCGGCGGCAACGGCAACGACGTGCTGATCGCCACCGGCAGCGGCACGGTGATCCTGGACGGCGGCAAGGGCAACGACACCTTGCGCGGCGGCGCGGACCGGAACATCTATGTGTTCAATCTGGGCGACGGCGGCGATCTCATCATCAACAGCTCGCTGAACGTATCGGTGGGCATGAGCAGCGAAATCCGCTTTGGCGCGGGGATTTCGGTGACCGACATCACCGTGGTGCGCGTAGGCGACGACATCGTGCTGCAACACGTCAACGGCAGCGACTCGGTGCGCATTCAGGGCTGGTTTAGCAGCCAATTGTCCCAGGTGGGCAGCGTGGTGTTCGCCGACGGCAGCAGCTGGACTTCGGTGCAGATCAATCAGTTCGCCGCGGGCATTTTCATCGGCACCAGCGGCAACGACGTCCTCAAGGGCGGCAAGGGCCATGACCTGCTGGACGGCGGCGACGGCGACGACGTGCTGATCGGCGGCGGCGGCAACGACACCCTGAAGGGCGGCGCCGGCAACGACGTGCTGATCAGCAGCGGCGGCGGCACGGCCATCCTGGAAGGCGGCAAGGGCAACGACACCCTCAAGGGCGGCGGCAGCCAAGACATCTACGTCTTCAATCTGGGCGACGGCCGCGACGTGGTGATCAACAACTCCTTGAACGTCAGCGTCAGCCACCAGAGCGAAATCCGCTTTGGCGCCGGCATCTCGGTGACCGACATCACCGTGGTGCGCGTGGGCGACGACGTGTTGCTGCAACACGTCAACGGCGTGGATTCGGTGCTGATCCAGGGCTGGTTCCTCAGCCAGAGCAACTGGGTGGGCGGCGTGGTGTTCGCCGACGGCAGCAGCTGGACCTCAGTGCAGATCAATCAGTGGGCCAGCGGCATCTATATCGGCACCGCCGGCAATGATGTGTTGATCGGCGGCGCGGGCGGCAGCCTGCTGGACGGCGGCGCCGGCAACGACACCCTGATTGGCCGCGGCGGCAACGACACCTTGAAGGGCGGCGCAGGCAACGACGTGCTGGAAGGCGGCGCCGGGCGCAATGTCTATATCTTCAATCTGGGCGACGGCCAGGACACCATTCGCTATGGCGAAAAGGGCGTCAACCTCGCTTGGAGCAGCTACGAGGAGATCCGCTTCGGCGTGGGGATTTCGGTGACCGACATCACCGTGGTGCGCATTGGCGACGATGTGGTGCTGCGACATGGCAACGGCGTGGACAGCATCACCATCCAGGCCGGCATGTCGGTGCAGAGCTCATGGTCCGGCAGCATCGTGTTCGCCAACGGCGGCAGCTGGAGTCTGCTCGAACTGATCAGCCTGGCGGCCGTGACCCTGAACGGCACCGACGGCGCGGATACGCTGAAGGGAGCCAAGGGCAATGACGTGATCTTCGGCCTGGCCGGGGATGACCAGTTGTTCGGCAATGAAGGCAACGACAGCCTGTTCGGCGGCGCCGGCAACGACACCCTGTACGGCGGGGTTGGCAACGATCTGCTGGAAGGCGGAACGGGTAACGATAGCCTGTACGGCGAAGACGGCAACGACACGCTGCGCGGCGGCGCTGGCAACGATTCACTGAACGGCGGCAACGGCGCCGATCTGCTGGAAGGCGGCGACGGTGACGACACGCTGATCGGCGGCGAAGGCGGCAGCTGGCGTGAAGAGGCGGACACCTTGCGTGGCGGCGCCGGCAATGACCAGTTGAGCACGGCGTGGTATGGCTGGAACGGCACCTTTGAGGGCGGCACCGGCAATGACACCATGACGGGCGGTTTTGGTCGCGACGTGTATCTGTTCAATCTGGGCGATGGCCAGGATCTGATCATTGATCGGGCGCGGGAAGCGACGGATGTGGACACGTTCCGCGATGAACTGCGCTTTGGAGCGGACATCAAGGAAAGCGATATCCAGGTGCTGCGTAGCGGCAACGACATGGTGTTCCGCCACGTCAACGGCCAGGACAGCGTGACGGTGAAGGATTGGTTTGGCGATCGTTTGAACTGGATCGAGCTGATCACCTTCGCCAGCGGCGTGAAATGGACCGCGTTCGATCTGATGAAGCAAGGCGTGCCGCTGATTGGCACCGAGCTGGGCGACACGCTGCGCGGCGGCAATGTCGATGACTGGATGCTGGGCAACGGCGGCAACGATTCGCTGTACGGCGGCAACGGCAACGACCTGCTGGAAGGCGGGGCGGGTGACGACGGCCTGTTCGGCGAAGAAGGCAACGACACGCTGCGCGGCGGCGTCGGCAAGGACCTGCTCAATGGCGGCAACGGCGCTGACCTGCTGGAAGGCGGCGACGGCGACGACACGCTGATCGGCGGCGAAGGCGGCAGCTGGCGTGAAGAAGCGGACACCTTGCGAGGCGGCGCCGGCAATGACCAGTTGAGCACGGCGTGGTATGGCTGGAACGGCACCTTTGAGGGCGGCACCGGCAATGACACCATGACGGGCGGTTTTGGTCGCGACGTGTATCTGTTCAATCTGGGCGATGGCCAGGATCTGATCATTGATCGGGCGCGGGAAGCGACGGATGTGGACACGTTCCGCGATGAACTGCGCTTTGGAGCGGACATCAAGGAAAGCGATATCCAGGTGCTGCGTAGCGGCAACGACATGGTGTTCCGCCACGTCAACGGCCAGGACAGCGTGACGGTGAAGGATTGGTTTGGCGATCGTTTGAACTGGATCGAGCTGATCACCTTCGCCAGCGGCGTGAAATGGACCGCGTTCGATCTGATGAAGCAAGGTGTGCCGCTGATTGGCACCGAGCTGGGCGACACGCTGCGCGGCGGCAATGTCGATGACTGGATGCTGGGCAACGGCGGCAACGATTCGCTGTACGGCGGCAACGGCAACGACCTGCTGGAAGGCGGGGCGGGTGACGACGGCCTGTTCGGCGAAGAAGGCAACGACACGCTGCGCGGCGGCGTCGGCAAGGACCTGCTCAATGGCGGCAACGGCGCTGACCTGCTGGAAGGCGGCGACGGCGACGACACGCTGATCGGCGGCGAAGGCGGCAGCTGGCGTGAAGAGGCGGACACCTTGCGAGGCGGCGCCGGCAATGACCAGTTGAGCACAGGGTGGTATGGCTGGAACGGCACCTTTGAGGGCGGTACCGGCAATGACACCATGACGGGCGGCTTTGCTCGCGACGTGTATCTGTTCAATCTGGGCGATGGTCAGGATCTGATCATTGATCGGGCGCGGGAAGTGTCGGATGTGGACACGTTCCGCGATGAACTGCGCTTTGGAGCGGACATCAAGGAAAGCGACATCCAGGTGCTGCGCAGCGGCAACGACATGGTGTTCCGCCACATCAACGGCCAGGACAGCGTGACGGTGAAGGATTGGTTTGGCGATCGTTTGAACTGGATCGAGCTGATCACCTTCGCCAGCGGCGTGAAATGGACCGCGTTCGATCTGATGAAGCAAGGCGTGCCGCTGATTGGCACCGAGCTGGGCGACACGCTGCGCGGCGGCAATGTCGATGACTGGATGCTGGGCAACGGCGGCAACGATTCGCTGTACGGCGGCAACGGCAACGACCTGCTGGAAGGCGGGGCGGGTGACGACGGCCTGTTCGGCGAAGAAGGCAACGACACGCTGCGCGGCGGCGTCGGCAAGGACCTGCTCAATGGCGGCAACGGCGCTGACCTGCTGGAAGGCGGCGACGGCGACGACACGCTGATCGGCGGCGAAGGCGGCAGCTGGCGTGAAGAGGCGGACACCTTGCGAGGCGGCGCCGGCAATGACCAGTTGAGCACAGGGTGGTATGGCTGGAACGGCACCTTTGAGGGCGGTACCGGCAATGACACCATGACGGGCGGTTTTGGTCGCGACGTGTATCTGTTCAATCTGGGCGATGGTCAGGATCTGATCATTGATCGGGCGCGGGAAGTGTCGGATGTGGACACGTTCCGCGATGAACTGCGCTTTGGAGCGGACATCAAGGAAAGCGACATCCAGGTGCTGCGCAGCGGCAACGACATGGTGTTCCGCCACATCAACGGCCAGGACAGCGTGACGGTGAAGGATTGGTTTGGCGATCGTTTGAACTGGATCGAGCTGATCACCTTCGCCAGCGGCGTGAAATGGACCGCGTTCGATCTGATGAAGCAAGGCGTGCCGCTGATTGGCACCGAGCTGGGCGACACGCTGCGCGGCGGCAATGTCGATGACTGGATGCTGGGCAACGGCGGCAACGATTCGCTGTACGGCGGCAACGGCAACGACCTGCTGGAAGGCGGGGCGGGTGACGACGGCCTGTTCGGCGAAGAAGGCAACGACACGCTGCGCGGCGGCGTCGGCAAGGACCTGCTCAATGGCGGCAACGGCGCTGACCTGCTGGAAGGCGGCGACGGCGACGACACGCTGATCGGCGGCGAAGGCGGCAGCTGGCGTGAAGAGGCGGACACCTTGCGAGGCGGCGCCGGCAATGACCAGTTGAGCACAGGGTGGTATGGCTGGAACGGCACCTTTGAGGGCGGTACCGGCAATGACACCATGACGGGCGGTTTTGGTCGCGACGTGTATCTGTTCAATCTGGGCGATGGTCAGGATCTGATCATTGATCGGGCGCGGGAAGTGTCGGATGTGGACACGTTCCGCGATGAACTGCGCTTTGGAGCGGACATCAAGGAAAGCGACATCCAGGTGCTGCGCAGCGGCAACGACATGGTGTTCCGCCACATCAACGGCCAGGACAGCGTGACGGTGAAGGATTGGTTTGGCGATCGTTTGAACTGGATCGAGCTGATCACCTTCGCCAGCGGCGTGAAATGGACCGCGTTCGATCTGATGAAGCAAGGCGTGCCGCTGATTGGCACCGAGCTGGGCGACACGCTGCGCGGCGGCAATGTCGATGACTGGATGCTGGGCAACGGCGGCAACGATTCGCTGTACGGCGGCAACGGCAACGACCTGCTGGAAGGCGGGGCGGGTGACGACGGCCTGTTCGGCGAAGAAGGCAACGACACGCTGCGCGGCGGCGTCGGCAAGGACCTGCTCAATGGCGGCAACGGCGCTGACCTGCTGGAAGGCGGCGACGGCGACGACACGCTGATCGGCGGCGAAGGCGGCAGCTGGCGTGAAGAGGCGGACACCTTGCGAGGCGGCGCCGGCAATGACCAGTTGAGCACAGGGTGGTATGGCTGGAACGGCACCTTTGAGGGCGGTACCGGCAATGACACCATGACGGGCGGTTTTGGTCGCGACGTGTATCTGTTCAATCTGGGCGATGGTCAGGATCTGATCATTGATCGGGCGCGGGAAGTGTCGGATGTGGACACGTTCCGCGATGAACTGCGCTTTGGAGCGGACATCAAGGAAAGCGACATCCAGGTGCTGCGCAGCGGCAACGACATGGTGTTCCGCCACATCAACGGCCAGGACAGCGTGACGGTGAAGGATTGGTTTGGCGATCGTTTGAACTGGATCGAACAGATCACCTTTGTTTCCGGCACGAAGTGGACCGCCGATCAGTTGATGAAGCAGGGCGTGCCCTTGTTGGGCACCGAGCTGGGCGATACCCTGCGCGGCGGCGCGCTTGACGATTGGCTGGTTGGCAACGGCGGCCATGACGCCTTGTACGGCGGCGAGGGCAACGATCTGTTGGTCGGCGGCCGCGGCAACGACGTGCTTGAGGGCGGCAACGGCAACGACACCTATCAGTTCGAGCGCGGCGATGGCCAGGACGGCATCACCGACACCGGCGGCCAGGATGTGTTGAAGTTCGGCCAGGGCGTCAATGCCGACCAGCTGTGGTTCAAGCGTCAGGGCGCCAGCCTGGAGGTCAGCGTGATCGGCACTGAGGACAAGGTGTCGATTAACAACTGGTTCGGCAATGCCGCGAACCAGATCGAGACCCTCCAGTCCGGCGACGGCAAGGCCCTGGCGGCCAGTCAGGTGCAGGCGCTGGTCAATGCGATGGCGGCCTTCAATCCGCCGGCCGCTGGCCAGGTCAACCTGCCGGACAACTATCAGGCGGCTTTGCAGCCGGTGTTGGCGTCCAGCTGGAAGTAA
- a CDS encoding DUF1501 domain-containing protein produces the protein MFQRRQFLKAMAGGLMVSILPNLSWALAPAGYQRLLVLIELKGGNDGLNTVVPYASADYYRLRPGIAIPRNQVLPLDERLGLHPAMTGLRPLWQQQELAVLQGVGYPDPNLSHFRSIEIWETASNSQQYLSEGWLTRLFREQPTPRGFAADGVVLSSQALGPLDGGARAVVLSNPQDFARQAKLAADQGHAGSGALGHILKVEGDIRQAAAELSQAAKPVAAADSPMAAPRPAGAFAQAVATLTDTLSRGVSIAVARITLTGFDTHGNQPPTQARLLGELADGIALLRTQLQQQGRWDDTLVLSYAEFGRRPRENGNRGTDHGTANVHFAAGGRVRGGLYGQSPQLAGVDDGNLPCAIDFRQVYATAIQSWWGKDAHNVLGGRFAPLPILKA, from the coding sequence ATGTTCCAGCGACGACAATTTCTCAAAGCCATGGCCGGCGGCCTGATGGTGTCCATACTGCCCAATCTGAGCTGGGCGCTGGCGCCGGCCGGCTATCAACGCCTGTTGGTGCTGATCGAACTCAAGGGCGGCAACGACGGCCTCAACACCGTGGTGCCCTACGCCAGCGCCGACTATTACCGGCTGCGCCCCGGCATCGCGATTCCCCGCAACCAAGTGCTGCCGCTGGACGAACGCCTGGGCCTGCACCCGGCCATGACCGGCCTGCGCCCGCTATGGCAGCAGCAGGAGCTGGCGGTCTTGCAGGGGGTGGGTTATCCCGATCCCAATCTGTCCCACTTCCGTTCCATCGAGATTTGGGAAACCGCGTCCAATAGCCAGCAATACCTGAGCGAGGGCTGGTTGACCCGATTGTTCCGCGAGCAGCCGACGCCGCGCGGATTCGCCGCCGACGGCGTGGTGTTGTCCAGCCAGGCGTTGGGCCCGCTGGACGGCGGCGCCCGCGCGGTGGTGCTGAGCAATCCGCAAGACTTCGCGCGCCAGGCCAAACTGGCCGCGGACCAAGGCCATGCCGGCAGCGGCGCGCTGGGCCACATTCTCAAGGTGGAGGGCGACATCCGCCAGGCCGCCGCCGAACTGAGCCAAGCCGCCAAACCCGTGGCCGCGGCGGATTCGCCGATGGCCGCGCCCCGGCCGGCCGGAGCCTTCGCCCAGGCCGTCGCGACCCTGACCGACACCCTGTCCCGCGGCGTATCCATCGCCGTGGCCCGCATCACGCTCACCGGCTTCGACACCCACGGCAACCAGCCGCCCACCCAGGCGCGGCTGCTGGGAGAGCTGGCCGACGGCATCGCGCTATTGCGCACGCAATTGCAACAGCAGGGGCGCTGGGACGACACCCTGGTGCTCAGCTACGCCGAATTCGGCCGCCGCCCGCGCGAAAACGGCAACCGCGGCACCGACCACGGCACCGCCAACGTCCATTTCGCCGCCGGCGGGCGCGTGCGCGGCGGCCTGTATGGGCAAAGCCCGCAATTGGCCGGCGTCGACGACGGCAACCTGCCTTGCGCCATCGACTTCCGCCAGGTCTACGCCACCGCCATCCAGAGCTGGTGGGGCAAGGACGCCCACAATGTGCTGGGCGGCCGCTTCGCCCCCCTGCCCATTCTGAAGGCATGA
- a CDS encoding glycosyltransferase family 4 protein, with protein sequence MKLLLIHQNFPGQLRHIAEHLTGRSDIELLAVGRDSAPGLAGVKLLRYRPHRGPYRHTHPYLHSYEDAVLHGQAVLRALQPLQQRGYRPDVILAHPGWGETLFLKDLFPAARLIHYSEYYYHGQGADADFDPEFPLSLDGAARLRARNALHLLNLEHADHSVTPTHWQHSLHPAAYRPSVQIQHEGIRCGQLGPDPTATLALPNGRTLRAGQPIVSYVARNLEPYRGFHSFMRALPALLRQRPDSQIVIVGGDGVSYGSAPRDAANWREKLLRDKPVDPERVHFLGKVPYEVYRKVLQVSAVHVYLTYPFVLSWSLLEAMASGCRIVASDTAPVREVIRDGENGELTDFFDAAALAEKVGAALETDGGGLRRAARETAARYSVEAGLAGYRRLLGLPAE encoded by the coding sequence ATGAAACTGCTGCTGATCCATCAAAACTTCCCCGGCCAACTGCGCCACATCGCCGAACACCTGACCGGGCGGTCGGACATCGAGCTGCTGGCGGTGGGGCGCGACAGCGCGCCCGGCCTGGCCGGCGTCAAACTGCTGCGTTACCGGCCGCACCGCGGCCCGTACCGGCACACCCACCCCTATCTGCACAGCTACGAAGACGCGGTGCTGCACGGCCAGGCCGTGCTGCGCGCCTTACAGCCGCTGCAACAGCGCGGCTACCGACCGGACGTCATCCTGGCCCACCCTGGCTGGGGCGAAACCCTGTTCCTCAAAGACCTGTTCCCGGCGGCGCGGTTGATCCACTACAGCGAGTACTACTACCACGGCCAAGGGGCCGACGCCGACTTCGATCCGGAATTCCCGCTCAGCCTGGACGGCGCGGCGCGGCTGCGGGCGCGCAACGCGCTGCACCTGCTCAACCTGGAACACGCCGATCACAGCGTCACCCCCACCCACTGGCAACACAGCCTGCACCCGGCGGCCTACCGGCCGAGCGTGCAGATCCAGCACGAAGGCATCCGCTGCGGCCAACTGGGGCCGGACCCGACGGCGACGCTGGCCCTGCCCAACGGCCGGACGCTGCGCGCCGGCCAGCCCATCGTCAGCTATGTGGCGCGCAACCTCGAACCCTATCGCGGCTTCCACAGCTTCATGCGCGCGCTGCCGGCGCTGCTGCGGCAACGGCCGGACAGCCAGATCGTCATCGTCGGCGGGGACGGCGTCAGCTACGGCAGCGCGCCGCGCGACGCGGCCAACTGGCGCGAAAAATTGCTGCGGGACAAGCCGGTGGACCCGGAGCGGGTGCACTTCCTGGGCAAAGTGCCATACGAGGTTTACCGAAAGGTGCTGCAAGTGTCGGCGGTCCATGTCTACCTGACCTATCCCTTCGTGCTGTCGTGGAGCCTGCTGGAAGCAATGGCCAGCGGCTGCCGCATCGTGGCGTCGGACACCGCGCCGGTGCGGGAAGTGATCCGGGACGGGGAGAACGGCGAGCTGACCGACTTCTTCGACGCGGCGGCGTTGGCGGAGAAGGTGGGGGCGGCCTTGGAGACGGACGGCGGCGGGCTGCGGCGTGCGGCGCGGGAGACGGCGGCGCGTTACAGCGTGGAGGCGGGGCTGGCGGGCTATCGACGGTTGTTGGGTTTGCCGGCGGAGTGA